In the Triticum dicoccoides isolate Atlit2015 ecotype Zavitan unplaced genomic scaffold, WEW_v2.0 scaffold152298, whole genome shotgun sequence genome, one interval contains:
- the LOC119344071 gene encoding uncharacterized protein LOC119344071, whose product MPWPSAAAGHQESQPMPSDPGECRGLFSCLFSECDAPPLDKSNLDADLLELLLDLHEEAFGRLPVHDMPVEAADQLAVSMREGGLCLGLLDPVTNIILNTVALLPRDFGDMAKPDRRRSKRLAADRVQPSDYSSWNTSWVLPSSGRVTCGPSTRRATWYSIAGAPRQALIRFMVGYFGCLSEEQATRYLHWSRANLALAVQLVEHDLHAAAVSPPDPTSERTQAAFKYAASRGRRHPAPDDLVRLQASPLPKQCLRDSAPLLEKGGRKITVDDVIAIMDLLRYQVGAPLDLQFSLRPSRRELLVYCRDLKADEGRLDISNTTSSDGFKMFTINVERHGDHFAALRSPHEHRSMISSCLQKVVKTAKAHFGSAVMICSGDACEYTGSLRMRLHDMIHGFYLKVFAMLPSTWLHLIPHILFAGHCYGPMDPVSNIIINSICHHILRPLPSSADCKVEVYDILDTLSMLRVEVRSLEGLIALVRASSESQCSTQWAMEHLSCKRCDLSQETHTSLQFTDAAAAARHPQHAELGSFFASLAPDRLIDLRLLLATSADGRISSESLGEIISTLKQSALLLAAPVSPNAAELCNEAKETLLQKRSCYNEMKLFIRAELAQVLKKYAFEHPLEPKYEPSVICGLVGRGEWHNSGGRRKKIAPSISWPSSDVLTSGLAWSADNEAFYM is encoded by the exons ATGCCGTGGCCCTCGGCTGCCGCCGGACACCAGGAATCACAGCCGATGCCGTCAGATCCGGGAGAGTGCAGGGGTCTGTTCTCGTGCTTGTTCAGCGAGTGCGACGCTCCCCCCTTGGACAAATCGAATTTGGACGCCGATCTCCTGGAGCTCCTCCTCGACTTGCACGAGGAGGCGTTCGGCCGGCTGCCTGTCCATGACATGCCGGTGGAAGCCGCCGACCAGTTGGCCGTATCCATGCGCGAAGGCGGCCTCTGCCTCGGCCTCCTCGACCCCGTCACCAACATCATCCTCAACACTGTCGCCCTCCTCCCGCGCGACTTCGGGGACATGGCAAAGCCCGACAGGAGGAGGTCCAAGAGGCTGGCCGCCGACAGGGTGCAACCCAGTGACTACAGCAGCTGGAACACCAGCTGGGTTTTGCCATCCTCCGGCAGGGTTACCTGTGGGCCGTCCACCCGCAGGGCTACATGGTACTCTATTGCTGGGGCGCCCCGCCAGGCTCTCATCAGATTCATGGTTGGCTACTTCGGATGCCTCAGCGAAGAACAGGCCACCCGCTACCTCCACTGGTCACGCGCCAATCTCGCCCTCGCAGTCCAGCTGGTCGAGCACGATCTACACGCTGCTGCTGTTTCACCACCCGACCCCACCTCTGAAAGGACACAAGCCGCCTTCAAGTACGCCGCAAGCCGTGGGCGGCGGCACCCTGCGCCTGATGACCTGGTGCGGCTCCAGGCGTCGCCCCTGCCCAAACAGTGCCTCCGCGACTCCGCCCCCTTGCTCGAGAAGGGAGGGCGCAAGATCACCGTCGATGATGTCATTGCCATCATGGATTTGCTGCGATACCAGGTCGGTGCCCCCTTGGATCTTCAGTTCAGCTTGCGGCCAAGCAGAAGAGAGCTACTTGTCTACTGCCGGGACCTCAAGGCTGATGAAGGGAGACTAGACATTTCCAACACCACAAGCTCCGATGGCTTCAAAATGTTCACCATAAATGTCGAGCGTCATGGAGACCACTTCGCGGCCCTGCGGTCTCCTCACGAGCACAGATCCATGATCTCATCCTGTTTGCAGAAGGTCGTGAAAACCGCCAAAGCACACTTCGGCTCTGCGGTCATGATCTGTTCTGGTGATGCCTGTGAATACACTGGGTCTCTCAGGATGAGGCTCCACGACATGATCCACGGCTTCTATCTCAAAGTCTTCGCCATGCTGCCCTCTACGTGGCTCCACCTCATCCCCCACATCCTATTCGCTGGCCACTGCTATGGCCCCATGGACCCtgtctccaacatcatcatcaactccaTTTGCCACCACATACTGCGCCCGCTCCCATCGTCAGCTGACTGCAAAGTAGAGGTGTATGACATCCTCGACACCCTCTCTATGCTTCGTGTGGAGGTCCGTTCCTTGGAAGGCCTCATTGCCCTCGTCCGAGCAAGCTCCGAGTCCCAATGCTCGACGCAGTGGGCGATGGAGCACCTCTCCTGCAAACGCTGTGACCTGTCCCAGGAGACGCACACCTCGCTGCAGTTTACTGACGCAGCCGCAGCCGCTCGACACCCACAACATGCTGAGCTGGGATCATTCTTCGCTTCCCTGGCGCCCGACAGGCTCATTGACCTGCGGCTCTTGCTGGCCACTAGCGCCGATGGCAGGATCTCCTCTGAGTCTCTTGGGGAAATAATATCCACTCTCAAACAAAGTGCACTGCTGTTGGCGGCTCCCGTATCTCCCAATGCGGCTGAACTGTGCAACGAGGCTAAGGAGACTCTGCTACAAAAGAGGTCATGTTATAACGAGATGAAGTTATTCATCCGCGCTGAGCTTGCGCAAGTGCTGAAGAAATATGCCTTTGAGCATCCTCTG GAACCAAAATATGAGCCAAGTGTTATCTGTGGTTTGGTTGGGAGAGGAGAGTGGCACAACAGtggtggcaggaggaagaagatagCTCCATCCATCAGTTGGCcgagctccgacgtcctcacctcaGGCTTGGCTTGGAGTGCTGACAATGAAGCATTCTACATG